The Desulfosporosinus acidiphilus SJ4 genome has a window encoding:
- a CDS encoding DHHW family protein: protein MKKYSLSYKYLLGILMGTYILVLVFLNMITPIKRFSETENRDLEQRPAFSFDNLFHGRFTKEYEKYIEDQFFIRDMWIGIKTDCERILLKNESNGVFLSKNNYLIQSFLMPSDQNFKAKIDTINQIAAQAPLANKYLMMVPTTAEILKDDLPAYAPNDSESAAIKKTKELLDKSITFVDVSNTLTTKKNEYIFYRNDHHWTSKGAYYAYNELSKYMGFKAHDESYYNIKDVTDDFLGSLSSKSGYQFLKPDSIDLYIPKHEKSYSVDYLDLNKVTDSIYDMKSLQTKDKYNVFFGGNFGLIKITTHVPGGKKLLVVKDSYANSLIPFLMDHYSEIYVVDPRYYEDDLSKLVRTNNINDLLILYNVNTFYNDASY, encoded by the coding sequence TTGAAGAAATATAGTTTATCTTATAAATATTTGCTGGGAATTTTAATGGGCACGTATATCCTTGTGCTTGTATTTTTAAATATGATCACACCGATTAAACGGTTTTCGGAAACTGAAAATAGGGATTTAGAACAGAGACCTGCTTTTTCTTTCGATAATCTCTTTCATGGACGATTTACCAAAGAGTATGAGAAGTACATTGAAGATCAATTTTTTATCAGAGATATGTGGATTGGTATTAAAACTGACTGTGAACGAATATTGCTTAAAAACGAAAGTAATGGCGTGTTTTTAAGCAAGAATAATTACTTAATCCAGTCCTTTCTTATGCCCAGCGACCAAAATTTCAAGGCTAAAATTGATACTATCAATCAGATTGCGGCACAGGCTCCGTTGGCAAACAAGTATTTAATGATGGTACCGACGACTGCCGAGATATTAAAGGATGATCTTCCTGCCTATGCTCCAAATGACAGTGAATCGGCTGCCATTAAGAAAACCAAGGAACTGCTGGATAAAAGCATAACCTTCGTCGATGTATCGAACACCCTAACTACGAAAAAAAACGAGTACATTTTTTATCGGAATGATCACCATTGGACTTCTAAAGGTGCCTATTACGCATATAATGAACTTTCAAAGTATATGGGTTTTAAGGCCCATGACGAAAGCTATTACAATATTAAGGATGTTACTGATGATTTTCTGGGTTCTTTATCGTCTAAAAGCGGCTATCAATTTCTAAAACCGGATAGTATTGATCTGTATATACCTAAACATGAAAAAAGCTATTCAGTAGATTATCTGGATCTGAATAAGGTTACGGATAGCATCTACGACATGAAAAGCCTTCAGACCAAAGATAAGTACAATGTTTTTTTTGGCGGCAATTTCGGACTCATTAAAATAACGACCCATGTGCCTGGCGGGAAAAAGTTGTTGGTAGTTAAAGATTCCTATGCCAATAGTTTAATACCTTTTCTGATGGATCATTACAGCGAAATCTATGTTGTTGATCCAAGGTATTACGAAGATGATTTGAGTAAATTGGTTAGAACAAATAATATTAATGATCTGCTCATTTTATATAACGTTAATACCTTCTATAATGATGCATCCTATTAA
- a CDS encoding GDSL-type esterase/lipase family protein: protein MDFSKFKRWPVILGLIICLIAVITVVIFNFTASNKAQASVSATNSAEKSGTAELPKDSATNNSQTDLTQPQSSASQTASSQPQTSNFKEFFKNDAFLGDSISEGLSFYDFLDDSRVIADKGLSITKGIDEADKIIALKPQRVFILIGLNEADDRTASSTLVDEYTKLVEKLKTSLPNSKIYVTSILPVLENLVKNSHLNNAHIKECNAGLIDMANKENVNYVNLASILNDSNKNLYEDDGIHYKSDFYRMWLTYLENLLKN from the coding sequence GTGGATTTTAGCAAATTTAAACGCTGGCCGGTTATTTTAGGTCTTATAATTTGTCTTATAGCAGTAATAACTGTTGTTATATTTAATTTTACTGCCTCAAATAAAGCCCAGGCTTCGGTTTCCGCTACAAATTCAGCAGAAAAAAGCGGGACTGCGGAATTGCCCAAAGATTCAGCAACGAACAATTCTCAAACAGATTTAACTCAGCCTCAATCTTCTGCTTCCCAAACCGCTTCATCCCAGCCACAAACTTCAAATTTTAAGGAATTCTTTAAGAACGATGCATTTCTTGGGGATTCCATATCTGAGGGATTATCATTTTATGATTTCCTGGATGACAGCAGGGTAATAGCAGATAAAGGGCTTAGTATCACAAAAGGGATTGATGAGGCAGATAAAATCATTGCACTCAAACCTCAGCGCGTTTTTATTCTTATTGGGTTAAACGAGGCCGATGACAGGACAGCAAGCAGCACACTGGTCGATGAGTATACTAAATTAGTAGAAAAATTAAAAACAAGTCTGCCAAATTCCAAAATTTATGTTACATCTATTCTTCCGGTTTTAGAAAATCTCGTTAAGAATTCTCATCTTAACAATGCCCATATAAAAGAATGTAATGCTGGACTAATCGATATGGCCAACAAAGAAAATGTGAATTATGTTAATTTGGCTTCGATTCTAAATGATAGTAATAAGAATTTATATGAAGACGACGGCATCCATTATAAATCCGATTTTTATAGAATGTGGTTAACTTATTTAGAGAACCTTCTTAAAAATTAA
- a CDS encoding sigma-54-dependent Fis family transcriptional regulator: MDYSRILFVAPYEELAEEARKTVSFLEKPCRVIVADMSDGAAAAQKALNDGIEVIISRGGTASLIRQAVTIPVIEVEVTGYDILRALNPLREIDGTFGIIGFPSVIKGCQTVAEMLGLNYHICELGEGDEELLSVNTEEFAQTKVIVGDTIAVRYSEILNCPVHLIKSGPESIAAAIMQAEQLIEALEKERAKTALSTVILNAVHEGVVTIDKEGTIVNINAEAQKMLGLSSDILGKPAKGLFRSQLLAGPQVRKITGYPDIVNGKDLVINLYPILVREVHLGTVMTLQNTLEIQQAEYNIRRKLYHKGLIAKLSLDDFKGNCKSVRSALDQARKYAFTDSSILIQGESGTGKEIIAQGIHQVSLRQKGPFVAINCAALPENLLESELFGYEEGAFTGARKGGKQGLFELAHKGTLFLDEVGELPLHVQARLLRILQEKEVMRVGGDRIIPVDVRLISATHRNLNEAVEKNEFRADLFYRLNVLGLMVPPLRERKGDIRLLMDQFLSELAPKLGKTRLKYPEEVYQAFESYHWPGNVRELRNCVEKLIVLSETNLILPESLKAIPFITQNKIELANVSASSKPPEGSEETGEFHEEDNLVSIQGSLNDIEKRIIEKVVKLENHNLSRAAKRLGIDRSTLWRKRR; the protein is encoded by the coding sequence ATGGACTATTCTCGTATTTTATTTGTTGCCCCATATGAGGAACTCGCTGAAGAAGCCCGAAAAACGGTCAGCTTCTTGGAGAAACCATGTCGAGTCATTGTGGCAGATATGAGTGATGGGGCAGCGGCAGCTCAAAAAGCTCTAAATGATGGGATTGAGGTTATTATCAGCCGTGGAGGAACGGCTTCTTTAATTCGCCAAGCAGTAACTATTCCTGTCATCGAAGTTGAGGTTACCGGCTATGATATTTTGCGCGCCTTAAACCCCTTAAGAGAAATAGACGGAACTTTCGGGATTATAGGTTTTCCCTCTGTAATTAAAGGCTGCCAAACCGTCGCTGAAATGCTTGGTCTTAATTATCATATATGTGAACTGGGTGAAGGAGATGAAGAGCTTCTCTCTGTTAATACCGAAGAATTCGCCCAAACAAAAGTAATTGTTGGGGATACCATCGCAGTTCGCTATTCTGAGATTCTAAACTGCCCAGTCCACCTCATAAAATCCGGACCGGAATCAATTGCCGCAGCTATTATGCAAGCAGAGCAACTTATTGAGGCCTTGGAAAAGGAACGAGCCAAAACAGCCCTCAGTACCGTTATTCTCAATGCTGTTCATGAAGGTGTCGTAACCATAGATAAAGAAGGGACGATCGTTAACATAAATGCTGAGGCCCAGAAAATGTTGGGGCTTTCTTCGGATATTTTGGGAAAACCTGCGAAGGGTCTCTTTCGCTCTCAATTGCTGGCAGGCCCCCAAGTCCGAAAAATTACGGGGTATCCGGACATAGTGAATGGTAAAGATTTAGTTATAAACCTTTATCCAATACTTGTTCGGGAAGTTCACCTCGGAACTGTTATGACCTTGCAGAATACCCTTGAAATTCAGCAAGCGGAATATAATATTCGCCGAAAGCTGTATCACAAAGGATTAATTGCCAAACTGTCCCTCGATGACTTTAAAGGGAATTGCAAATCGGTACGTTCAGCATTAGACCAAGCCCGAAAATACGCTTTTACAGACAGCAGTATTCTAATCCAAGGGGAATCAGGTACGGGGAAGGAGATTATAGCCCAGGGAATTCATCAAGTGAGCTTGCGCCAAAAAGGACCCTTCGTAGCCATAAACTGTGCCGCCCTGCCAGAGAATTTATTGGAAAGTGAGCTATTTGGTTATGAAGAGGGGGCTTTTACCGGTGCCCGCAAAGGAGGAAAGCAGGGTCTGTTTGAATTAGCCCATAAAGGTACTCTTTTTCTTGATGAGGTTGGAGAATTGCCCCTTCATGTTCAGGCTCGTTTGCTGCGAATTCTCCAAGAAAAGGAAGTCATGCGGGTAGGGGGTGACCGGATAATTCCGGTAGATGTGCGGCTGATCTCTGCAACCCATAGGAATCTGAATGAAGCTGTAGAGAAGAATGAATTTCGGGCCGATTTATTTTATCGCTTAAATGTTTTAGGATTAATGGTTCCCCCTCTACGAGAACGTAAAGGGGATATCAGACTTTTGATGGATCAATTTTTGAGTGAGCTTGCTCCCAAATTGGGTAAGACGCGGCTCAAGTACCCTGAAGAAGTCTATCAGGCCTTTGAAAGTTATCATTGGCCGGGAAACGTGCGGGAACTGAGAAATTGCGTGGAGAAACTCATCGTTCTTTCCGAAACAAATTTGATTTTGCCTGAAAGCCTAAAGGCTATTCCTTTTATTACTCAAAATAAAATTGAGCTTGCCAATGTCTCGGCATCCTCTAAGCCCCCTGAGGGTTCAGAAGAGACGGGAGAATTCCATGAGGAAGATAACCTCGTGTCCATTCAAGGAAGCTTAAATGATATAGAAAAACGTATCATCGAGAAAGTGGTCAAACTAGAAAACCACAACCTTTCCCGCGCAGCAAAACGTCTTGGAATTGACCGCTCAACCTTATGGCGAAAAAGACGCTGA